The Pirellulales bacterium genome segment GCTGTCGGGGGCGGCCGTGCTGTTATTGGCCGGCGCCGTGTTGGCGGCGGGAGGAGAATTATCTGCGGCGGGGCCGGCAGCGGGATTATTGGCCGCGCCGTTGTCGGCCGGAGGCGCGTTGTCGCTGCAGCCGGCTAACAGTAGAACCGTGACAACCAGCAATAGGCAACTGAGTAAAGGATTGATGCATCGCATGGAGAAAGTCCTTTCGCCGGAAGACCCCGCGGGACGGATGGGTTTTGTATCATGCGGTTTTCATATCGCACAACCATCGAACACTGTCGCCGCTGGTGGGCCGCTCGTCAAGTAGATGGGGTGCTAAGTGTGCGGGGCATTAGCACAGAACAGCACCCCGACCGATACGGTCGGGCTATCAATGATGTTTTCCCTGCCAAGTGTCGCGGCGGGCAAGTTCGGCATCGAGGGCAGCCCGCAGCAGCGGCTTATCCAGGCACCACGCCGGGGCGACGAAATAATCGGGCGGGGCGTCGCCACTGATGCGCTCCACAATCATCTCCGGCGGCAGCAGCTCGAGAAAATCGACCAGCACTTGCAGGTACTCGTCGCGCTCCATCAGCCGCACTTCGCCCTGGGCCACTTGATCGGCCAGCGGCGTATTTTTTACGGCGTACAGATTGTGCAGCTTGACGGAATCGAGCCGCAGCCGCGCCACCTCGCGGGCTGTGGCCAGCATGTCGGCGTGTGATTCGCCCGGCAAGCCGAGAATGACGTGGGCGCAAATTTCGAAGCCGCGACTTCGGCTGCGCTCGATGGCATCCAAAAACGCATCGTGATGATGCCCGCGGTTCATCCAATCGAGCGAGCGGTTGTGAATGGTTTGCAGGCCATACTCGACCGACAAATAGGTGCGGCCGGATATTTCTTGGAGCAGATTTAACACGTCGTCGGGCACGCAATCGGGCCGAGTGCCGATGGCCAAGCCAACGACATCGGGATGGCCGATGGCTGCTTCGTACAAAGGCCGCAACTTTTCGACCGGAGCGTAGGTGTTGGTGGCGGGTTGGAAATAAGCGATGAAACGGTCGACGTCGTAACGCCATCGCAGCCGGCGAATGCCCTCGCTGATTTGCCCCTGCACGTCGCGGGGCGACATGCGGGGAGAGCGTCGGCTGGGGCTGAAACTGCG includes the following:
- a CDS encoding TIGR01212 family radical SAM protein (This family includes YhcC from E. coli K-12, an uncharacterized radical SAM protein.); this encodes MTLVDQKNLDDTGPTQPATGVAVGGCDTSLSTIHPAWRQSGLRYFSYNYFLRNKFGGRVQKVSVDAGFTCPNVDGTVAQGGCTFCDNRSFSPSRRSPRMSPRDVQGQISEGIRRLRWRYDVDRFIAYFQPATNTYAPVEKLRPLYEAAIGHPDVVGLAIGTRPDCVPDDVLNLLQEISGRTYLSVEYGLQTIHNRSLDWMNRGHHHDAFLDAIERSRSRGFEICAHVILGLPGESHADMLATAREVARLRLDSVKLHNLYAVKNTPLADQVAQGEVRLMERDEYLQVLVDFLELLPPEMIVERISGDAPPDYFVAPAWCLDKPLLRAALDAELARRDTWQGKHH